In Chrysiogenia bacterium, the following proteins share a genomic window:
- a CDS encoding SpoIID/LytB domain-containing protein, with amino-acid sequence MLLLLIVVPVLAGEPTIRVKTSSGIRKIGLERYVLGVVSEEVYPDWPLETLKAQAVASRTYAIVRMREARKAGRGWDVGSDTGHQVFSTKPVDPGSGVAQAVRATKGEGVCYEGEPIEAVFHSNSGGETEDASVLWGKSVPYLRRVKSPWSAEGPNYFWTEDFDEGAFLKKLSGLGVRGSHVTEILAHGREGSDRVDSLGIETDAGSYEVSGKDLRSALGATVLRSLTFQVRLEGGHVRILGSGAGHGVGMCQWGARGLALEGVGYRQILSTYYPGTDSCELY; translated from the coding sequence ATGCTGCTGCTCCTGATCGTCGTCCCCGTTCTGGCCGGGGAGCCCACGATCCGCGTGAAGACTTCCTCGGGGATCAGGAAGATCGGTCTGGAGCGCTACGTGCTCGGCGTGGTCTCGGAAGAGGTCTATCCCGACTGGCCGCTGGAGACGCTCAAGGCGCAGGCGGTGGCATCGCGGACCTACGCGATCGTCCGCATGCGCGAGGCGCGAAAGGCCGGGCGCGGCTGGGATGTGGGCTCGGATACCGGGCACCAGGTGTTCTCGACCAAGCCGGTGGACCCGGGCTCGGGCGTGGCGCAGGCGGTGCGCGCAACGAAGGGCGAGGGCGTCTGCTACGAGGGCGAGCCCATCGAGGCGGTCTTTCACTCCAACAGCGGCGGCGAAACCGAGGACGCCTCGGTGCTCTGGGGAAAGAGCGTTCCGTATTTGAGGCGCGTGAAGAGTCCGTGGAGCGCCGAGGGGCCCAACTACTTCTGGACCGAGGACTTCGACGAAGGCGCCTTTCTCAAAAAGCTCTCGGGCCTTGGCGTGCGCGGCAGCCACGTAACGGAGATCCTCGCCCACGGGCGCGAGGGCTCGGACCGCGTGGACTCCCTGGGGATCGAGACCGACGCCGGTTCCTACGAGGTAAGCGGTAAGGACCTGCGAAGCGCGCTGGGGGCCACGGTGCTGCGCAGCCTGACCTTCCAGGTGCGGCTCGAAGGCGGGCACGTGCGCATCCTGGGCAGCGGCGCCGGCCACGGCGTGGGCATGTGCCAGTGGGGCGCCCGCGGCCTGGCCCTCGAGGGCGTGGGCTACCGGCAGATCCTCTCCACCTACTATCCCGGCACCGATTCCTGCGAACTCTATTGA